The genomic region aaaaCCTCAACAGTGGCATAATAGTGATTGTTCACGCCCTTGGTGAGCTTTGTTGTCGGATCAAAATCCTGCAGAGTTTTGTTGTCGACAAGAATCATGGGATCTGTTTTGGATATATTGTTGGTCAACTTCAGTAAATAAACAACACCGTGAGATACATACGATCAACTAACTTGTTCCAAGCTTCATCGAGTTCTTTGCGCGGCTCCCCTTTATAAACGGAGGCAGCGAAAAGCTCAGCATCGAACTTCACGGGGCTGACCGTCGCTAATTGTTCCAAAGGGTCTTTGGCCTTGATTAGCATGGGTACATGTGTCGAAGTACGTAGAGCAGAAGCGGATTACTGACAACTCCCTATGAGCCTCGTTTGACGATCGCCATCGCACGACCCCAAGAACTGCGGCGAACGGAGGCCTGGCTGACGTAAAGCCCAGATATTGAGGAAGATTGCAGTGGAGAAAAGAAACACATGCAGATACACAATGCTGCTCCTCGATCGCTTAGATGAGGGCATCCCCTTATCAAACTCTTGTAGATGACAGTCGTCCATTCTCATTAATATCAAAATGATGTTGTCGATACTCGATACTGGACAGAAGCGAAGGTGGGATGGGACAATCCAAACATGTGCTGGGATCCGTCCTTGACTACCTCGGTGG from Podospora bellae-mahoneyi strain CBS 112042 chromosome 4, whole genome shotgun sequence harbors:
- a CDS encoding hypothetical protein (EggNog:ENOG503P5F9; COG:S) produces the protein MMVHNLVGTHRGSQGRIPAHVWIVPSHLRFCPVSSIDNIILILMRMDDCHLQEFDKGMPSSKRSRSSIVYLHVFLFSTAIFLNIWALRQPGLRSPQFLGSCDGDRQTRLIGSYPLEQLATVSPVKFDAELFAASVYKGEPRKELDEAWNKLVDHPMILVDNKTLQDFDPTTKLTKGVNNHYYATVEVFHHLHCLDITRKYIWRDYYKHVDTFQNPPEIVWKHVDHCIDLLRQVLMCNSGTGLLFYTDLGDQQPEARVSTSHMCRNFSQISEWVWKHDSELGKYAED